The genomic DNA TGCAGACCATACAAATTGTCCTTTGCCATCTATGTGATGGATGACGATCCCACTGATTTGGGTATACGCAATAAAAAGACCACCCGCACTATCTGTGGCAACTTGAGTTCTAATATAATTGTAGGCATAATCTGCGAACTTTCTGCCATCTTGTTCCCACAAAAGTTGCCCATCTGCGGTGATTCGATTCCCAAACATTTCCTGCGCCCCATCGCCATTGCGATCTTCCGCCCAAAACACGAAAGCACCACCATTGCCATCGGCCAGCAAGGCGGTTGGCGTTTGCGAGGAATCGCTTTGGGTCGGCCGAATCGCCGAAGTTCCCCACAACAAAGTTCCGGTTGTATCCACGCGCTGCACCAAAGTTCGGGCTACAAATTTGCTGGCAAGGAAACGCGTATCGTAGAAGAGCACGATAGCCGTGCCCTCGCCTCCGTAGGTGAGAAAAAATGGGGTGGACTGATCGAATTCTCCGCTGGCCAAGGGAATTCCGGTTTCCGGGAAGGACTTGTAGCCATAACGATTCAAGTGCTGCATGCGCAGAAGCCGGCGATTGCCCACGGTACCGGTTTCCCAAACAATGAAACAGCCACCACAGCCGTCAATGCAAATTTCCGGATTGATTCCACCACCGGCGACTTTGAGGTTTTGGGAGGGATTGCTGGACCACTGCGCAACGCCTCGTTGTTGCTCGGCATCAACTCCGAACAGGATGAACAGCAGTAACATGCTGGCAAAGCGAAAGTTTCTCATGGCCGACTTTCCTCTCAATTCCAAAAACAAAAAGCCCGGGCGTACCCATTTTGATCAGGGTACACCCGGGCTTGGCGATTTTCTGCGGCGTATGGCAGGTCACACCCGGCCGGCCTTGGCCGTGCAACTTGTCCCTTCCCATTTTCCTGCCAGCAGGCTCAGCCCGCTGCTCCGGCTTGGTCAAAGCTCTTGCCGGCGGCGCGCAGGAAGACTAGCAAAGCAGCGCGAGAATGTCAAGCCTTATTTTTGCCGGTTGGTTTCGCAAAGATAGCGCGCCGTTATCCTCCCTGCCAGATGAGAGGGCACCGGCCCCCTCCTCACAGCCTCACGAAACAGTTTTTCAGTTGTTTTCCCGGGCTTTTCACTTGCGAGGGAGGATTTTTTTCTTGTTTGTCGCTTTGCGGCGTTGCGGTGCAGGCACTGAGACACTCCCCGAGATTTCATGGCAGGTCCTCCGGCATGTGAAACAAAAACGCCACTGGTGCAAGACCAGTGGCGTTTCGATTGCGGCAATTTCCGGCGGATCGTGCGCGGGCCTATTTTTGCAAAACCATTTTGCGCACCTGAGTGTGCCGGCCAGCGGTGATTTTGTACAGATAGATGCCGGTCGCTACAAGCCGCCCGGCCTCATCGCGGCCATCCCACCCCGCGCGGTGATAGCCCGCCGGTTGCGCTGTCTGATTCACCAGGGTGCGCACCTTGCGGCCGAGCTGGTCATAGATCACCAGCGTCACCACCGCGGCTTCGGGCAGGTTGTAGCGAATGCTGGTTTCGGGATTGAAGGGGTTGGGGAAGTTCTGCAGCAGCTCGAACTTCTCCGGCACCAGCGCGATGGCGCCGGCTTGCTTGGAGACGAATTCCGGCTTGCCAACCAGCAGCTTCAGTCGCTTTTGCAGCGGCTGGCTGCTGCTGTGAAATGTGTATTCAGCTTTCGTCCGCAGGTTTTGAGCGAGGCCCAGCGCTTCATCGATCAGATACACCTCGACGTTTGCAGGGAAGTCGCCGACCAGGGTGAAATGCAGGCGCACCTCACGCCGGGTTTGATTGGTTGCCACTTCGAAGTCCCACACTTGGTCAGCGTCGTGGCTGGCGCGGAAATCCGTGCAGAAATTCTCAGCCGGCTGCCGCCATTCCGGATGCGGGAACGAGACGGCGACATAGTCGCCGATCACGGGCGGTTCCGCCATTTCCGTGGCATCGTAGCCGATATCAGCCGACCGGCGGATGCCTGCCCAGTTGAACTGATCCTGAACTTCGCCGGCGCGTGCACTGATTTGCACCGCCCATTCACCAGCCTGCCATGCCATGGCTGGCGTCTTCACTTTGCCGAGGCGACCGGGCACGGCCACCGGCTGCACGATCAAACGCAAGGGTGCAGAGGTCGAAACGCCCTGGCCGCGTGTGACATAGATGGCATAGCCGCGCCAGGGATCCATCACGTCGGAGAAGGTCCACTGCCGCTCGAATGACCACAAACTCACGGTGTCCTTGTCGGCGTTGATCAGGCGCAGCGAGCGCTTGTGCACCGGGAAATTGAAAGGCGTGGCAATCAGGTTCCAGCCTTCGTACATCGTCAGAGTGTCCGGGCATACAGTGCGCCGGGTTTGTCCCGGGCCGCCGTCGAACACCGTGTTTTGTTTGCGCGTGATTGCGAAGAAGGCCCGGCCGGGTGTGAACGTCCGCGCTTTGGTGCCTTCCTGCCAGCGCGTAGCCGGCGGATTCTGCGGCAGGTAGTCGAACAGCCGCCATTGCTTGGCATCGTAGTCGCCCAGATCATCCTTCAGGACATTGATGGCGTTGCCGTCATCTAGATCATAGGGAATCGAGATCAACTGATAGCTGGTGGTGGAATCGCCGGAAACCAGCGGCACGGGCCGGCCGTCGGAGTCGATACGGAAATCGCCCTCGCCGATGACGCGCGTGCGGATGGGATACCAGGTATTTTCCGCGGAAGAACTGCCACTGCGACAGTCGTTGCCATTAATCGGGCCGTAGCCCAGGTTGGGTCCGTTGTAAGCCCCGGCCACTTTGTCACGCGCCACGGCACGGAACTCGATACCGCGGCGGGTGACGCCGGCAAGCGGAATAGTGAAGCGGAAGGTGTCGGTCCGGCTCACACGCAAAGCCGGCACCGGCGGCGCTTCTGTGGCGGCACCGCCCAGACGGTAATGCACCCATACGGTGTCGACGCCCGAAAGACTGTCAGTCACCACCAGCCGGTCGAGGAAATCCTGGCCGATCAGTGCGACGTTGTTGCTGAGGGATTTGACGCGGCGGATCTCCGGCGCGCACATGTCGAAGCGATAGTGCGCCGCGGAGTAATTATTCGGATTGACATTGCCGGCGGAATCCGCCACCCAAACATACAGGCTGTCATCACCACAGAGATCCGTGGAGTTGAACAACACCGAGAATCTCGCCGAGTCGTTGGCCACGCGCGTCAGCACGGCCTCGCCCTGGGCTTCGATTTGGCTGGCGGGCGGCGTTTTGAATTTCCAGAAGACGCGGGCGGCATCGCGGGCATTGGCCGGCAATTTAAAGGAGAATCGCAAGAGCTGGCCGGCGCCAAACCAGGTGGAAGATTGAATCTCGGTTGAAAGGACGCCATTGATGATGTGCCGCTTCCAGGGTCCATTTGAATTGCTGGTGGGGCGGCCGGCGCTGGTGGTATCGAACCAGAAGGGCCGGTTCGCTTCCGCTGGCCAGCGATAGGCACTGGCATGGCCGGAATTGCCGGCTTTGTCGACCAGCCAGACATAGACATACCAATTGCCCTGCCCCAGTCGCCGTAACTTGCTGAGTGAGAGATTGACGCAAGTGAGGGAGGAAACGGTGTCGTTGGTCGCCAGGCGATAGTAACCGCCATTGGTTGTGTCTGTGGCAGAGGCGGGGCGGGTGTTGGGATCGCGCACAAAACGCCAGCGGATTTCCGCTATATTGCGGCCATCCTGCACCTGCCAGCAGAAAGGTATGCTGCCGCCATTGAGGTAGTAGGGAAAGCCGCCGGGCCAGGAGAAACCGCCGCCGAGATAGAAGTTCCTCAACACGGGCGCGCCGACATAATAGTACAACGGGCTGTAGAAGGGGCTGTTGTTGTAGCCCGAAGTGCCGTTGGTGCCGTCCAGCCAGATCCAGCAATTGTTGCGACCGGCACTCACCACCCCGCGCAGCGGAATTTTGAAGCACAGGCTGCTGCCATTGATGATGGGCACGCCGCTGCCGGTGTAATCGGTCGGGCTTTGTGGCGGCACGTTGCCGGGAATGATTTTCCAGCGCACGAAGGCAACATTGGGCACCACGGTGGGCAGGCAGAGATAGAGGGTGTCGGCCGCCGCATAGCCGGGATAGCCACCGTAGAGATTCCAGTTCACGTTCACCGAGGTGATGGGCGGTGGCGGCTGCGGTGTCGGGCTGGCACTGCCTAGCATGGGCAGCGTGCGCTGGCCCCCGGCCAGGGTCAGATCATTGCTGCGGAATTGCAGAAACGCCTGATACGATCTGACCTCGTTGGGCCGGAAGGTTACGCGCACGAGTTTGGTGTCGCCCGCGGCGATTTGCAAAGCTTTGGTGTCCGCCGTGAAGATTGACTCGTTCGAGCTGGTGATGCTGCTGATCGCCAGGGGGTCGGTAAACGTGCGCGCGCCTGCGCTGTCATTGATCACCTGCACCGTGGCGGTGACGCTGGTGTTCACCTGCACGCGACCAAAGCGCAGGGTATCCGCGGGAATGAGCACCAGCCGCGGGCCGCGCGCCTGGCCGGTGAGCGCGACACGCAGCGTGTCCCGCTGCAGGGTGGCACGCTGGAAATAAATCAGCAGGCGCCCCTGTGCCACACCCCGGCGCTGCGGCCGGAAGCGCAGGGTGAGCGTGATTCTCTCCCCCCGCCCCAGGATCACGTTGCTGCTGCCTTGCAACAGCGCGAAAGGAAGCGAGCCGCTGTTGAGATTGTAGCCGGTGATGGTGATGCTGCTGCAGCCGCCATTTTCAAGCACGATGCTGCTGTCCCGCGAGCTGCCGAAAGAGAGGGTGCCGAAAGCAACGGACTCGGAGCTGGTGCGCAGCAAGCCGCGCCGGTCGATGAACAACGTGGCCTTTTCATCGCGGCGGTTGCGCAGCGTGTCGCTGCTGGTTTCCGGCATGGTGAGGCCGGCTTTGCTTCTTGCTCCGGAGATCAGAAACGTGTATTCGCCATCGCCGCTGGAGGGAACGTCTTCGTTGATGTTGAAGCGGGCGAAAAAGGTGAGGCTGTCGACCCAGCGGCGGTCGATCATTGGCAGATTGAGGGAATAGGGCTTGCTCAAACCGAATTTCGCCTGGGGCGTGACGGTGGTGTCCATGGTGGTGTCGAAGATCATTGTCATTTCGACCCTGGCGTTGCCGACACACGTCACGATTTGGTTGTCCACGCGAAAGGTCAGGCGGTCGAGACGCGGGGGATCTTGCGCCCGGCTGGCAAAGCTCAACAAGGCCGTCATGGCCGGGAGGAGGTAATGTAGCGATCGTTTCATGTTGTGAACCTCATTCGTGATGTTGAATCGCATGATGCAGTGCTGTGTGTTCGAAGCGTGAACATCCCAATCTGCGCAGTTGAATGGGCGCAGGCAAGATTGCAAGGGCCGGGCGCGGCGGTGGTGACACCGAGCAACCGGTGCACCAGGATGGGCATGTGCTGCGCCAGTTCGACGAGCGTGCCGAAGAAATCTTCGCGCACACTCCCCACGGTCAGACCGCTGGCCACATGCACGAGGCGAATTTCGAGCGCGTAGGCCATGCCGGTCTTTTGCAGACGGCCCACGGCGACAACCTGGACACCGAGTGCGCGCCCGATTTTGGGCACTTCCTGTTCCTCGGCCAGCGAATCGCCGGGAAATGCGCTGCGCGCTGCCGCCACCGCGGTGAGTGGCAGGCAGTGAAACAAGGCGAGTTGCTCCAGCTCTGCGTGCAAACGCTCATTGAGTCGGGCGAGCGCTTCCGCCTGCTGCTCTTTCTCCGTGAGAAAGCCGAGCACGGCCAGGCGGGGTGGCCGCGGCGGCGCTGTTTGTGCCGGCGCGCCGGTGGCGGTGAGCAGGCAGGCTGCACACAGGAGAACAATGATCCGAATGGCTCCGCGCTTCATGCTGCTGATTCCTGTTTGGGTCAGTGGCCTGCGCTTCCCTGCGGGAGTGATAATGATGCGATTCTTCACGACAGCAGTCGCTTCCAAACGACTGCGGCCGCAATCGGCAAAGCAGGTGCCAGTCAGGCCGGCGGTGCCAGCCGGTGTTGCGCCTTCTGCCGGCGCTGTTGCCCGGTTGCCGGCAGTTGGAATCAGCGATGCTATATCATTTGATTTCAAGGAACGTGGACGCGCTGGCGCGGCTGTCGCGGGCTGCCGTCCTGCGCGTCATGTGCTTGTTTGCCGGTCCTGCCATGTGCGGGCGTGAAACAACTGTCAAGCGCTGAAGCAGCGGGTTTGCCGGCAGGCCATCATGCTGCTCATGGAAAAGTGGGTGGGGAAGGCAAGGTGCCGGGAGTGGTACCGCCAGTGCCGCCATTGCCGTTGTTGTTGTTGTCTTTGCCCATGGCGGTGGCCGCGAAAATGCCCGCGCCCACTCCGACCGCCAGCAGTCCCGCAACCAGCAGCGTCTTACCCGACCTGCTCTTGCTGCTGTCCGGCGCCGGCTCAGCGGCTGGTGGCGCAGTTTGAGTGGGGGCAGTGTTTTCAACTGCGGTCACTTCCTGTGATGACTCTGCGGTTTGCGCGGGCTGCCTGGTTGCGCTGCCGGCAGAGGGGGTGCCGACCAGCCGCCTGGTTAATGTCGGAATGCGGGCCTCGAGTTTCTTGAAGTCTCCATCGACTTCATCTTTGACCTTTTGCACGATCTGGCCGCTTTTCACATGCACGATTTGCACTTCAATAAAGTAAAGCGGGCCAATGCGATTGATCGTGCCATTGACGATCAGCTTGACGCCCAGCTTCCTGCCTGCCTCGATGGCACATTCCACCGTGCTGCATCCACTTTCCAGCAGGGAAGTGCCTGCCAGTCCGGCCATCACCTGGTCCTTGTCGAGCAATTCGAACATGCCGGTGGTTTGCAATTCCTGGCGCAACCGGTCGGTGATTTTGCCGGCATCCGCCACGGAGATGCGGCCGCTGGGCTCGAGATCCAGAACCGCGAGCGAGTAGACACGACCCTCCGGGTCTGCGCCCTCCCCTGCGGGTGCAGCCAGTGCCAGATCCTGTAACACGATTGTCAAAATGAACGCCGGCAGCAGGATCACGCTGATCACTTTTTTCATACGCACATGCTCCATGAACCGATATTCTGTTTCGCAATGAAAAAACGCGGATGCCGTGTTTTTGCAATCCGGGGTTAGAATACCGGCACTTGTTTGAAAATGCGTGCGCTGAAGAGCGTTTTTGTGAGGCGGGCAAAACAGAAGGTGGGGCGGGCCGGCAGCCGGCGGGCAGGGTCAGGCGTGATCGACCAGAATCGAATCCGCCAGCTCCTTGCCGAGGTGATGGCTCTGGCCCTTGATCTGAATGTGCAGCGGGCCGTTGAAGGGTGCGACGTCGAGAATCAGGATTTCGGTCTGCGGGAAGATGCCGATTTGCGCCAAATAGCGCAGGCGCTCGGGGTCGTGATCGGAGACCATGCGCACGATCACGCGCTGCTCGGGCCGGCTTTGGGAGAGGGCGAAACAGTTGAGGCGGGGCAGCACACCGTCTTTGGAGGGAATGGGCGAGCCATGGGGATCGACCGTGGGTTGGCCCAGCGCCTCAGCCATTTTGTCTTCGAATTCCTCGGAGATGAAGTGTTCAAGCTGCTCGGCTTCGTCGTGCACCTTGTCCCAACTATAGCCCATGGCCTGCGCGAGATAAAGTTCGAGCAGGCGGTGATGGCGAATGACCTCCAGCGCGATTTTCTCACCAGTGGCGGTCAACGACACGCCCTGGTAGGGGGAATACTCCACCAGCTTCATGTCATCGAGCTTCTTCAGCATGCCGGTCACTGAAGCTTGTGCCACACCCATGCGGCTGGCAATCGCCGAGGTGGAAACCTTGGCATCATTGGCCTGCAGGACATGGATGGTCTTGAGATAGTCTTCAATCGCCTGTGTGGTGAAGCTTTTTTTCTTCCTGGTCATGGTTTTTCGCTCGCGCGGGCTGGTTGACTGCAGCGGTTTCTCATTGGGGACGGCGCAAAGTAACAAGTCAGGCGCGATTATCCAAGAGAAAATTGCGAGATTTTTGCTTGCTTTTGGCCGCCTGGTGCGGCACATTTGGCCATTTGATCAGTGATTCGAAAAAGGAGTTGCCGCATGGCTTCCGGGAATTTGCAACGAGTTGGCATATTGACCGGCGGCGGAGACTGCCCCGGCTTGAACGCGGTAATTCGGGCGGTGGCCAAGCCGGCCATGAATGAACATGGTGCGACGGTTTTGGGAATCGAGGACGGTTTTGAAGGTCTGGTGGAGGGCCGGATGCGCGAGCTGTCCAACGCCGATGTCTCCGGCATCATCAATCTCGGCGGGACGATTCTGGGCACCTCCAACAAGGGCGATCCCTGGCACTATCCCGAAGAACTGGCAAACGGCAAGATCGAGATCGTCGATGCCTCCGCCCGTGCGCTGCGCAACTACAAGCGCTGGGGCCTGGATGCCCTGATCGCGGTGGGCGGCGACGGCACCATGCAAATCTGCAACAAGCTCAGCCAGCTTGGACTCAACGTCATCGGTGTGCCCAAGACCATCGACAATGATCTCTCCGCCACCGATGTCACCTTTGGCTATGACTCCGCGCTCGCCGTGGCCACAGAGGCCATTGACCGCCTGCACACCACCGCCTCGTCCCACCATCGCGTCATGGTGATCGAGGTGATGGGCCGCTATGCCGGCTGGATTGCACTGGGTGCCGGGCTGGCCGGCGGCGCAGACATCATTCTGATTCCGGAAATCCCCTTTTCCTGGGAAGTGGTTTTTCGCAAAGTGATGGATCGCAGCGTCAAGGGCAAGCGGTTCAGC from candidate division KSB1 bacterium includes the following:
- a CDS encoding ATP-dependent 6-phosphofructokinase, producing the protein MASGNLQRVGILTGGGDCPGLNAVIRAVAKPAMNEHGATVLGIEDGFEGLVEGRMRELSNADVSGIINLGGTILGTSNKGDPWHYPEELANGKIEIVDASARALRNYKRWGLDALIAVGGDGTMQICNKLSQLGLNVIGVPKTIDNDLSATDVTFGYDSALAVATEAIDRLHTTASSHHRVMVIEVMGRYAGWIALGAGLAGGADIILIPEIPFSWEVVFRKVMDRSVKGKRFSIVCVAEGARLPEGGEIVKEMDVKRTDAKRLGGVGEVVADRISEGTQLETRVTVLGHLQRGGSPTAYDRILATNFGAMAVTLCAEGKFGRMVALRGNEYISVPIQDAIARQKLVPRDHPMIAAARAVGTSFGDD
- a CDS encoding DUF3280 domain-containing protein, coding for MKKVISVILLPAFILTIVLQDLALAAPAGEGADPEGRVYSLAVLDLEPSGRISVADAGKITDRLRQELQTTGMFELLDKDQVMAGLAGTSLLESGCSTVECAIEAGRKLGVKLIVNGTINRIGPLYFIEVQIVHVKSGQIVQKVKDEVDGDFKKLEARIPTLTRRLVGTPSAGSATRQPAQTAESSQEVTAVENTAPTQTAPPAAEPAPDSSKSRSGKTLLVAGLLAVGVGAGIFAATAMGKDNNNNGNGGTGGTTPGTLPSPPTFP
- a CDS encoding choice-of-anchor D domain-containing protein; the protein is MKRSLHYLLPAMTALLSFASRAQDPPRLDRLTFRVDNQIVTCVGNARVEMTMIFDTTMDTTVTPQAKFGLSKPYSLNLPMIDRRWVDSLTFFARFNINEDVPSSGDGEYTFLISGARSKAGLTMPETSSDTLRNRRDEKATLFIDRRGLLRTSSESVAFGTLSFGSSRDSSIVLENGGCSSITITGYNLNSGSLPFALLQGSSNVILGRGERITLTLRFRPQRRGVAQGRLLIYFQRATLQRDTLRVALTGQARGPRLVLIPADTLRFGRVQVNTSVTATVQVINDSAGARTFTDPLAISSITSSNESIFTADTKALQIAAGDTKLVRVTFRPNEVRSYQAFLQFRSNDLTLAGGQRTLPMLGSASPTPQPPPPITSVNVNWNLYGGYPGYAAADTLYLCLPTVVPNVAFVRWKIIPGNVPPQSPTDYTGSGVPIINGSSLCFKIPLRGVVSAGRNNCWIWLDGTNGTSGYNNSPFYSPLYYYVGAPVLRNFYLGGGFSWPGGFPYYLNGGSIPFCWQVQDGRNIAEIRWRFVRDPNTRPASATDTTNGGYYRLATNDTVSSLTCVNLSLSKLRRLGQGNWYVYVWLVDKAGNSGHASAYRWPAEANRPFWFDTTSAGRPTSNSNGPWKRHIINGVLSTEIQSSTWFGAGQLLRFSFKLPANARDAARVFWKFKTPPASQIEAQGEAVLTRVANDSARFSVLFNSTDLCGDDSLYVWVADSAGNVNPNNYSAAHYRFDMCAPEIRRVKSLSNNVALIGQDFLDRLVVTDSLSGVDTVWVHYRLGGAATEAPPVPALRVSRTDTFRFTIPLAGVTRRGIEFRAVARDKVAGAYNGPNLGYGPINGNDCRSGSSSAENTWYPIRTRVIGEGDFRIDSDGRPVPLVSGDSTTSYQLISIPYDLDDGNAINVLKDDLGDYDAKQWRLFDYLPQNPPATRWQEGTKARTFTPGRAFFAITRKQNTVFDGGPGQTRRTVCPDTLTMYEGWNLIATPFNFPVHKRSLRLINADKDTVSLWSFERQWTFSDVMDPWRGYAIYVTRGQGVSTSAPLRLIVQPVAVPGRLGKVKTPAMAWQAGEWAVQISARAGEVQDQFNWAGIRRSADIGYDATEMAEPPVIGDYVAVSFPHPEWRQPAENFCTDFRASHDADQVWDFEVATNQTRREVRLHFTLVGDFPANVEVYLIDEALGLAQNLRTKAEYTFHSSSQPLQKRLKLLVGKPEFVSKQAGAIALVPEKFELLQNFPNPFNPETSIRYNLPEAAVVTLVIYDQLGRKVRTLVNQTAQPAGYHRAGWDGRDEAGRLVATGIYLYKITAGRHTQVRKMVLQK
- a CDS encoding metal-dependent transcriptional regulator, producing MTRKKKSFTTQAIEDYLKTIHVLQANDAKVSTSAIASRMGVAQASVTGMLKKLDDMKLVEYSPYQGVSLTATGEKIALEVIRHHRLLELYLAQAMGYSWDKVHDEAEQLEHFISEEFEDKMAEALGQPTVDPHGSPIPSKDGVLPRLNCFALSQSRPEQRVIVRMVSDHDPERLRYLAQIGIFPQTEILILDVAPFNGPLHIQIKGQSHHLGKELADSILVDHA